A single Nisaea sp. DNA region contains:
- a CDS encoding TatD family hydrolase → MNAPAIVDSHCHLDFETFEDERDEVIARAREAGVCRMVTISTRITTFPKIRAIAEQYDDVFCSVGIHPHQAGEEPEVSVEELVELAAHPKVVGIGESGLDYFYDSAPRDAQHRSFTTHIRAAQETGLPLIVHARDADDDTADLLEAEYARKPYTGVLHCFSSGRRLAERALDIGFYVSLSGIITFKNAEDIRSTVRDVPLDRLLVETDSPYLAPVPKRGKRNEPAYVAHTHQALAELRGVSVEEMASLTTRNFFRLFSEVSVPAGIDLNDAA, encoded by the coding sequence GTGAACGCGCCGGCTATCGTCGACTCCCACTGCCATCTCGATTTCGAGACCTTCGAGGACGAGCGGGACGAAGTCATTGCCCGTGCCCGCGAGGCTGGTGTTTGCCGCATGGTGACGATCAGTACCCGGATCACGACTTTTCCGAAGATCCGCGCGATCGCGGAACAGTATGACGATGTTTTCTGCTCGGTCGGCATTCATCCGCACCAGGCGGGCGAGGAGCCGGAAGTGTCTGTCGAGGAACTGGTCGAACTTGCGGCGCACCCGAAAGTGGTCGGCATCGGCGAATCCGGGCTCGATTATTTCTACGACAGTGCCCCGCGCGACGCACAGCACCGCAGTTTCACGACGCATATCCGCGCGGCCCAGGAAACCGGCCTGCCGCTGATCGTCCATGCCCGCGACGCGGATGACGACACGGCTGACCTGCTGGAAGCGGAATATGCACGCAAGCCCTATACGGGCGTGTTGCATTGCTTCAGCAGCGGCCGCCGGTTGGCCGAACGGGCGCTGGATATCGGCTTCTACGTCTCGCTGAGCGGTATCATTACCTTCAAAAACGCGGAAGACATCCGCAGCACCGTGCGGGACGTGCCGCTGGACCGGTTGCTGGTCGAAACCGACTCTCCCTACCTCGCGCCGGTGCCGAAGCGCGGCAAGCGGAACGAGCCGGCCTATGTCGCGCATACCCATCAGGCACTGGCCGAACTGCGTGGCGTCTCGGTTGAGGAAATGGCCAGCCTAACGACGCGGAACTTCTTCCGTCTGTTCTCCGAGGTCTCCGTCCCGGCGGGCATTGATCTCAACGACGCGGCCTGA
- a CDS encoding MBL fold metallo-hydrolase translates to MKITMLGCGPSSGVPVVGDGWGACDPENPKNRRRRPSILLEEGGTTVLVDTTPDLHDQLIDAQVTDLDAIIYTHSHADHVHGIDDVRPLCWGTGKQIPAYMDAATRKDLFKRFEYMFEKTPDSPPHFRSPLSARDIAAGDTLEIGPLSIELSEQDHGPSGTSLGLIVNDVFAYSTDVAIFTDAELERLRNIPVWIVDCLRIDHARSHANLETTLGWIERVKPGRAYFTHMAASLDYEETLAKCPPGVEPGYDGLVIEI, encoded by the coding sequence ATGAAAATCACCATGCTTGGATGCGGTCCGTCCTCCGGCGTTCCGGTTGTCGGTGATGGATGGGGGGCGTGCGATCCGGAAAACCCGAAGAACCGCCGCCGCCGGCCATCGATCCTTTTGGAAGAGGGCGGAACTACAGTGCTGGTGGACACCACACCGGATCTGCATGATCAGCTTATCGACGCTCAAGTCACCGATCTGGACGCGATCATCTACACACACAGCCACGCGGACCATGTGCATGGCATTGACGATGTCCGGCCGCTCTGCTGGGGAACGGGCAAGCAGATCCCGGCCTACATGGATGCCGCGACCCGGAAAGATCTCTTCAAGCGGTTCGAGTACATGTTCGAGAAGACGCCGGACAGCCCGCCGCACTTCCGCTCGCCGCTGAGTGCCCGCGACATTGCAGCGGGTGATACGCTGGAGATAGGTCCGCTCTCAATTGAACTATCCGAACAGGATCACGGCCCGAGCGGCACGTCTCTTGGTCTGATCGTGAACGATGTCTTCGCCTATTCAACCGATGTAGCCATATTCACCGATGCTGAGCTGGAGAGGCTGCGGAACATCCCGGTCTGGATCGTTGACTGCCTGCGCATCGATCACGCCCGCAGCCATGCCAATCTCGAGACGACGCTCGGCTGGATCGAGCGGGTGAAGCCGGGCAGGGCGTATTTCACCCACATGGCCGCCTCTCTCGACTACGAAGAGACCCTTGCGAAATGCCCACCCGGCGTTGAGCCCGGGTATGACGGGTTGGTAATCGAGATTTGA
- a CDS encoding glutathione S-transferase family protein yields MLKVWGRRSAFNVQKVMWLAAELGLEHTHTEAGGAAGGLDDPAFRTMNPHGKVPVIDHNGTIVWESHAILRYLAAVFGDSALWSDDPATRSEADRWMDWSQTSLQPAFLTGIFWGYFRTPEAQRDWPSIREKQKLTSQCLMRLEEALDGRDFLGGSQFGLADIPAGTNLYRLFGMDLEWPAVPRVEAWYERLKERPAYREHVMIPFQDLKGRTSF; encoded by the coding sequence ATGCTGAAAGTCTGGGGACGGCGCAGTGCCTTCAACGTGCAGAAAGTCATGTGGTTGGCCGCCGAGTTAGGGCTGGAGCATACCCATACAGAAGCCGGTGGCGCGGCGGGAGGGCTGGATGATCCGGCGTTTCGCACCATGAACCCGCACGGCAAGGTTCCAGTGATCGACCATAACGGAACAATCGTCTGGGAATCCCATGCCATTCTGCGCTATCTCGCCGCCGTCTTTGGGGACTCAGCGCTCTGGTCGGATGATCCGGCGACACGATCAGAAGCGGACAGATGGATGGACTGGTCGCAGACCAGCCTTCAGCCCGCATTTCTGACCGGGATATTCTGGGGATATTTTCGCACCCCGGAAGCGCAACGTGACTGGCCGTCTATCCGGGAAAAACAAAAGCTTACGAGCCAATGCTTGATGCGTCTGGAAGAAGCATTGGACGGCCGTGACTTTCTGGGTGGCTCGCAATTTGGGCTGGCGGATATTCCGGCGGGTACAAATCTCTACCGGCTTTTCGGCATGGATCTGGAATGGCCTGCGGTGCCTCGGGTTGAGGCCTGGTATGAACGCCTGAAGGAACGGCCTGCTTACCGGGAGCATGTGATGATCCCGTTTCAGGACCTGAAAGGCCGGACCAGTTTTTAA
- a CDS encoding FAD-dependent oxidoreductase has translation MRFGKADLSQHYDVIVLGAGAGGMTAAAVAAHEGLNVLVLEKTNRLGGTTALSGGMVWAPNSASETTVGTEDNVAEARTYLDAVIGSRPGAKLRQTFLERAPEAIAYLGRNTAVKLTPLAFYPDYYPDLPGATLKGRVLEPRPFDGRTLGEAFRLLRDPLPEFTLFGGMMVSRTDIPHFRRMFRSPRSALRVAMLLIKYGLHRLNLHRGATLVLGNALAGRLVKSLRDLSVAVALETDVTRLLMENGGVGGVEIAGADGPVTVRARRGVILATGGFSHNQEMRQTYLPERAGPLSAVAPGATGDGLALGRTAGGSLPAGNESNAFWVPVSTFRRNNGAEAVYPHTVTDRGKPGMLAVASDGRRFTNEANSYHEFVTAMLRTDTGLSAVPCHLICDSTSLWRYGLGAVKPMTARRAPYLKSGYLIEAPDLNGLAAKIGVDPTALAKTVARYNSDAETGSDTLFGRGANAYHKYVGDAETSPNPCMRPLTDLPYYAVKLQPGDLGTAGGLGTDGNARVLAENGAPIPGLYACGNDMNSIMSGCYPGPGITLGPALVFGYLAAMHLAGKNTPDAG, from the coding sequence GTGCGTTTTGGGAAAGCGGACCTGTCGCAGCACTATGACGTCATTGTGTTGGGTGCCGGTGCTGGAGGTATGACTGCAGCGGCGGTCGCCGCACATGAAGGGCTGAACGTCCTGGTTCTGGAAAAAACAAACCGGCTGGGCGGCACAACGGCACTCTCCGGCGGCATGGTCTGGGCGCCGAACAGCGCATCAGAGACGACCGTAGGCACTGAGGATAACGTGGCAGAGGCACGCACATATCTGGACGCCGTGATCGGCTCCCGGCCCGGCGCTAAGCTGCGGCAGACCTTTCTCGAGCGCGCGCCCGAGGCGATTGCCTATCTCGGCCGAAATACTGCGGTCAAACTCACGCCCCTTGCCTTCTACCCGGACTATTATCCGGACCTGCCCGGCGCCACGCTCAAGGGCCGGGTGCTGGAGCCACGGCCTTTCGATGGCCGTACACTTGGCGAAGCCTTCCGGCTGTTGCGGGACCCCCTGCCGGAATTCACGCTTTTTGGCGGCATGATGGTCTCCCGTACGGACATTCCGCATTTCCGGCGCATGTTTCGCTCTCCCCGTTCGGCCCTCCGCGTTGCAATGCTGCTGATTAAATACGGCCTGCATCGTCTTAACCTGCATCGCGGCGCCACGCTCGTGCTGGGGAATGCACTCGCGGGACGGCTGGTAAAGAGCCTGAGGGACCTTTCCGTTGCCGTCGCTCTGGAAACCGATGTCACGCGCCTGCTCATGGAAAACGGTGGTGTTGGCGGTGTGGAAATAGCGGGCGCGGACGGCCCCGTAACTGTGAGGGCCAGGAGGGGCGTCATTCTCGCAACCGGCGGCTTCTCGCATAATCAGGAGATGCGCCAGACCTACCTTCCGGAAAGAGCCGGCCCTCTTTCCGCCGTGGCGCCCGGCGCCACAGGTGACGGCCTGGCTCTGGGCCGGACTGCCGGCGGCTCATTGCCGGCCGGAAATGAGAGCAATGCTTTCTGGGTTCCTGTCTCGACCTTCCGCCGGAATAATGGTGCCGAGGCTGTCTACCCGCACACGGTGACCGACCGTGGAAAGCCCGGCATGCTCGCCGTGGCCTCTGATGGCCGCCGCTTCACCAATGAAGCCAATTCTTATCATGAGTTCGTCACGGCGATGCTGCGCACCGACACGGGACTGAGCGCAGTGCCGTGCCACCTGATTTGCGATTCAACCTCGCTCTGGCGGTACGGCCTAGGCGCCGTCAAACCAATGACTGCCCGGCGCGCGCCTTACCTGAAAAGTGGATATCTCATCGAGGCACCAGACCTGAACGGCCTTGCGGCAAAAATCGGCGTTGATCCCACAGCGCTTGCGAAAACCGTTGCCCGCTACAACTCGGATGCAGAGACAGGAAGCGACACCCTCTTCGGGCGAGGCGCGAACGCCTATCACAAATATGTCGGCGACGCGGAAACCAGCCCCAATCCCTGCATGCGACCCCTTACCGACCTTCCCTATTACGCGGTCAAACTGCAACCGGGCGATCTCGGGACGGCAGGCGGGCTCGGCACGGATGGAAACGCCCGGGTGCTCGCAGAGAACGGCGCGCCAATCCCAGGCCTCTATGCCTGCGGAAACGACATGAACTCGATCATGTCCGGCTGTTATCCCGGTCCAGGTATCACTCTCGGGCCCGCTCTCGTGTTTGGGTATCTTGCGGCGATGCATCTTGCGGGGAAGAACACACCCGATGCTGGCTGA